The nucleotide window TGAAGACACTACCTCTTTTGACTTCCGGACTTCTGATATGACTGAATGctatttcttcctctatttcttGATCTTGCTCTTGTTCTTCTTTTTGTTCTTCTAAGAGTCGCATATCTGCTATCTCCAGAATTTGATCTGGCAAAGCCATCTTGACAAATTCATGAAGGTAAAAACCGTCCTTAAACATGTCTTCCGTGGGCCTTTTTCCCGTGAACATCTCCAATAAAAGAATTCCAAAACTGTACACGTCACCCGCCGTAGAAACATTGCCACCCATACCATACTCTacaattcaaatattttatttttgtaaatataaAAGGTGGCATTTTATAAAGATCAGGCAATTTTTTTGATATTTGGCAGCTAATCTATCTATTTTGATGCGATTTGCACATGCAGCTAGTCAGACGAATCTCTCTCAAATAAATCATACCATTCCACAACTAGGGGCATTTTAAACATTCTCTTAAATAAATCAaccatcaaacaaaaggaaaaaaaaaagtttcatggAAAATTTGGTTAGTCATTGTAAATTGATGAAGGGAATTATAATAATATTGTGTTACCAAAAATGTAGTATAAGAAGTATTTATCATCAATGGGGTTGTGTGCACATCCTAAAACTCATTtgg belongs to Magnolia sinica isolate HGM2019 chromosome 8, MsV1, whole genome shotgun sequence and includes:
- the LOC131252570 gene encoding putative receptor-like protein kinase At3g47110; the protein is MGGNVSTAGDVYSFGILLLEMFTGKRPTEDMFKDGFYLHEFVKMALPDQILEIADMRLLEEQKEEQEQDQEIEEEIAFSHIRSPEVKRGSVFRCLVSLFGIGVACSVESPRERMLMKDVVNKMHVMRDMFLGAGIYREGRNETLR